In Setaria viridis chromosome 5, Setaria_viridis_v4.0, whole genome shotgun sequence, the genomic stretch AGTGATGGAACTGGAGATTCTTTTCTGATGAGCCACGCGCATCGCCTCGCGTCGGGGGCGCGTCGGACGCGCCGGGGGCCGGCTCGTCCTTCGCGATCTCCGTCTCCGATTTGGTCTCCGGCCTCTTCAGTGTGACAACCAGGTGGGTGCCGCAGTGAGGGCACTGCAACTCGGTCGACGGAGGAGCCGGAGCGCCGGGGGAGCCGCTGCTTCTcttgggcgcgggcgcgggcgccgccgccgcgccggagctCTCGTCGTCCGGGGCCTTCCTCttgcgcgcgggcggcgccgccgccgacgtctcGGCGGAGtcctcgtcgcccgccgccttctccttgcGCCCGGGTGCCGCCGCGGCAGCGCCCGCGCCGGAGATCTCGTCGTCCGCCTTGCTATGGCGActcggcgccgccaccgtggcCTCGCTGGATTCCTCCTCGTCGGATTTCTTCGTGGGtccagacgccgccgccgtggcttCCGGCGCGTCGGagctgtcgtcgtcgtcttctgcCGTTGCGCCGCTCgattcgtcgtcgtcgtcggcggcggtggcctccTCCTTGAGGGCGGGGTCGGGGGCGGGGTCGCTGGGCTCGGGGTTGCGCGGGCTGCGGTACACCTTGCACAGGACGAGATTCCCCAGGGCGCCCTCCGCCTGCGCTTCCTTTCCGGCGGCGCCgtccttgaggaggcggagctccatcATGAGCCACCCCGTTCGGAGCCGCGAGCCGCCGTCCTTCTTGACGAAGGAGAAGCTCTGGCGGTGCCCAATCTGGCGCTTCCCGTTGATGCCCGTGAAGACGGGCTTGGATTTGGCCTCGTTGTGCCAGCACCCGCCCCCGCTGGCCACGGTGCGCGCCTTCCGCTTCCCGCGCACGCTCTTGTGGCGGAGCGGCGTGAAGAAGTACCAGGCGCGCTCGCCGTCCTGCGCCACCGCTGGCGCGAACCGCCGGGtgaggtcggcggggtcggcggcgtaGACGTCGGCCTCGTGGATGAACGGGCCGGCCTTGAGGCCGGTCTCGACCCAGGGGCGGAGGTACGAGTTGACGAGCTCCAGATCGGTGGGGTGGGATTGGAAGGCCGCGCACGGCGGCTTGCTGGCCGCCGACGGGGAGCGgaccatggcggtggcggcggtggcggcggcggcgggctgggggAGACGGGGAGGCCCAGGAGGTggaaggggggagggggaggagagtcCGAATTGGAGATGGAATCGGGGAACCTGTTGTGGCATCCGGCACGGGGCACCGCCCGCTTTATACGGCCATTGATTCACGCGTTTCCTTTCTTCGTTGCGAATCCCCTGTTCGAGTCGGAGTCCGACTCGACTTCGACTCGAACACGAGGCGGCGTACGAGACACGGAAGTGTAGGGCGGTTGCGAGCGGGAGTCCGACTCGGAGTCCGACTCcaggctggaggaggagggaaaccCGAATTTGCCCCTGGCTTGAATGGGCTGAAGGGCTTGTTCTAGAAGATCCTTTCTTCACTGACTGGGCTGGCTACCCTTCCGTTGGTTTGACAGTAAAGCCCACCGTACTGAAACAGCCCTTTTGCTTTGTATTGTACCCTTTTCCCCCCCAGAAAACACAGGCCTCTCCCAGGCCCAGCTGCTAACAGTCTTCAGACTGTAGGAGTTTAGGCCCAGCTGCTTCAGAAATTCACTCACTGTTTCTACTCTTGTTCCCCTTGTATCCCAGGCTCGCTTTTTCTCAGACAAAATCCTTACGAAACGGCAAGTATTTGGCATTCATTCATCTGCTTAATCCAAATTGCAATACAGCGTTCACCGGAGACAATTCTCATTTTCAGTAAAGAAGATGTTTGCATCCTGATGATTTCAGCACGTTAAGATGAAAAATGACGCGGCCAAAAACCGTCCGCTTACACACAAGTGATCGCATTTTGCCTAATGCCAGAAGCGGCTGAACCTGAACTGAGCTAGCTACACAAtggggcgccggcgcgccgctaCGGGATCAGGCCTTCCGGAGCCGAGGATCCATATCATCGCCGTAGTCGAAACTAGTCAGCGCTTTCATGTACTCCGTGAGCCCGAGCGTCTCAAGGAGCTCCTCGTCACTCCGATCGACGATGTTGTACTCCTTCATTATTCTGTCCCTATTCTTCATCCACCAAGAGAAGGACGAGCCGTCCGTCcacagctcctcctcctcctcgccggccgccgagcTCTCCGCAGCGACCTCGCCGCCTTGGGTGGTGCTCTCTTCCCCTTTGTCATCGTCCGTGTCTTCGTCGTGGGACTGTGCACCTGCCTCGGTCggacgcgcgcggcgtcgtcgTTGTTGGCGCGCCGCCGGGGCTGGGTTCTTATTAttgcccgcggcggcgccggccttcCTCTTGCGCCCGGCCaacgatgatgacgatgacgcCGCGGGGGCTCCCCCGttgacgcgcgcgcgcgggctgAAGTAGATCTTGCAGAGGACCAtgtcggtggcggcgccgccgtcgaggctgAGCTCCACCATCAGCCACCCCGACCGGACGCGCCGGCCGTCGACCTTGGTCACGAACGAGAAGCTCTGCCGATGCCCGAGATACCGGCCGGCCTCATCGACCACGGGCTTAGCGCCGGCCTCCGAGTGCCAGCACCCTTCCCCGGTGTCCACCGTGCGCGCCTTGCGCTGGCCGTCGCGGGTCTTGGCCCTCACGGCGGAGAAGAAGTACCACGCGCCGTCGCCGTTGCTCGCCACCGCCGGGGCGAACTCGGCCGTGAgctcggcggggtcggcggagTAGACGTCGGCGTCGTGGATGAACGCGCACGGCCCGTCGtcaccgggggcggcggcgcgggggcggagcAAGGACGCGATCAGCTGCTCCTCGGAAGGGTGGGTCTCCAAGTCCGGCGGAGGGGGGAGTGGGCGCGGCGCCGTCatgcggcgggtggcgacgacCATGGCCTAACTGATTTTATACAGTATAATCGAACAGAAACCGTGAGGATCTAGGGTTATCGAGCTGAAGATTGCTTCGCATTGCGAGCGTCCCAGCGTCTTATATATCGATCGGGAATTGAGGACTCCTATGCCAAGTCCGAAACCGAGTCGAATCGTTTCTTGTTCGAAACGGAAAGGCAATCCCGGATTGCTAATCCGACTCGGTTTGTGCTGACCGGTTGCCGATCCAGGAAAACGAGC encodes the following:
- the LOC117855175 gene encoding uncharacterized protein, which translates into the protein MPQQVPRFHLQFGLSSPSPLPPPGPPRLPQPAAAATAATAMVRSPSAASKPPCAAFQSHPTDLELVNSYLRPWVETGLKAGPFIHEADVYAADPADLTRRFAPAVAQDGERAWYFFTPLRHKSVRGKRKARTVASGGGCWHNEAKSKPVFTGINGKRQIGHRQSFSFVKKDGGSRLRTGWLMMELRLLKDGAAGKEAQAEGALGNLVLCKVYRSPRNPEPSDPAPDPALKEEATAADDDDESSGATAEDDDDSSDAPEATAAASGPTKKSDEEESSEATVAAPSRHSKADDEISGAGAAAAAPGRKEKAAGDEDSAETSAAAPPARKRKAPDDESSGAAAAPAPAPKRSSGSPGAPAPPSTELQCPHCGTHLVVTLKRPETKSETEIAKDEPAPGASDAPPTRGDARGSSEKNLQFHHFL